One Cuculus canorus isolate bCucCan1 chromosome 1, bCucCan1.pri, whole genome shotgun sequence DNA segment encodes these proteins:
- the LOC104055324 gene encoding gap junction beta-6 protein: MDWGALHTILGGVNKHSTSIGKIWLTVLFIFRIMILVVAAERVWGDEQDDFICNTLQPGCKNVCYDHFFPISHIRLWALQLIFVSTPALLVAMHVAYRRHEKKRQFIKGSQKCEYKDIEEIRRQRFHIDGSLWWTYTSSIFFRLVFEAVFMYAFYFMYDGFRMPRLMKCSAWPCPNTVDCFVSRPTEKTVFTIFMIAVSSICILLNVAELCYLLAKFFLRRSKKAGNAKHHPNHENKEETKQNEMNELISDSCQNTVIGFTSS, from the coding sequence ATGGATTGGGGAGCTCTGCATACCATTTTGGGAGGTGTAAACAAGCACTCTACCAGCATTGGGAAGATATGGCTCACAGTCTTGTTCATCTTCCGTATCATGATCCTGGTGGTGGCTGCAGAAAGAGTCTGGGGAGATGAACAAGATGACTTTATCTGCAACACTCTGCAACCTGGTTGCAAGAATGTTTGCTACGATCactttttccccatctctcacATCAGACTCTGGGCCCTGCAGCTGATCTTTGTTTCCACACCTGCGTTGCTGGTGGCCATGCATGTAGCTTACAGGAGGcatgagaagaaaaggcagttcATAAAGGGAAGCCAGAAATGCGAATACAAGGACATTGAAGAAATAAGAAGACAGAGGTTTCATATTGATGGCTCCTTGTGGTGGACATACACAAGCAGCATCTTCTTCAGACTGGTCTTTGAAGCAGTCTTCatgtatgcattttatttcatgtacGATGGGTTCAGAATGCCTCGCTTAATGAAGTGTAGTGCTTGGCCCTGCCCCAACACAGTAGACTGCTTTGTTTCTCGACCTACTGAAAAGACGGTGTTTACTATTTTCATGATTGCTGTGTCCAGcatttgcattcttttaaaTGTGGCTGAATTATGTTACTTATTGGCAAAATTTTTCCTCAGAAGGTCTAAGAAAGCTGGAAATGCAAAACATCACCCCAACCATGAGAATAAggaagaaaccaaacaaaatgaaatgaatgagTTGATATCCGATAGC